From Marinifilum sp. JC120:
TGCGCACCTGCATGGTGTCATTCTGGAGAATAGAAAATTCAAGTTTGCGTCCTTCACGGTCCACTACGTAGAGAGTTCCGGCGTCAGCCTTGGTCAAAACACGCGCCTCGTCGACAATCATCTCCAGCAACCGTTCAAGGCGGGTCTCACCAGACAGAGCCAACCCGATCTCAGTCAACCGTTCAACAAGATCATCATTAACGCCACAACCCTTTGCAAACACACCTTCGATATCCCGGCCCAACCTGCTGATAACAGCATGATGCTCCGTGCCCTGAAAATCGCTTAATGCTTTTTCCAAAATCTTTTGTAGCCCTTCCGCTCCGGAAGATGCATTTCCACTCCGTAACACCATCCCCTCCTGCAAGGATCAACATCCTGAAAAACAGACCACAATATAGAGCAAATAACCAACACAAGATCAATATAAGACTGACAATTTGTATATAACCTATCCACACGTAGAACAAGCTATTACTCTGATATTTATTTTATTTAGCATAGCATAAAGAATAAAGCTCTGAAACCACTCTCAACCTTTTTTGAAAAAGAATAAAGTGTATGTAGATTCTTTGTGGCTTTGAAATAATTAATATGGAAAAATAACTGTCAACGGCTTGCCCGCTATCTATTAATGAATTATAAAAATGAAGTTTTTTTGTACGATTAACCAAAATCCGCTTCCAACTGGCACTGATTTTTACTTCTTTCGGAGACATGGAACTTCCCCAAAAATAGCGGGAAAACGTCTTTCAAAAGCAGTATTCATATATTTTAATTGCATTTTGTGGAAATTTTTTAACAGAGGACTTCATGCCTTTAAGCAGCCTTCAGAAACGAATCATCACCTCCCTGCTCTTAGTTGCAGCTCTTGCCACAGCCCTCATAATGGGCGGCCATGTTTTAACCGGCGGGCTGGCTATTTTCTGTACCATCGCCCTTCACGAATTTTATGCCATGTTCTGGCAGGACAGTTCACATCTAGCTTCAAGGATAGTGGGTATGGCTGCCGGAGCAGGAATAATCCTGACATCCGCAGCGGTCTCCCCGGTCTGGATGCTTTTGATTATGCTGGGGGCTTTCTGGCTGTTCAACTTCCGCTTCCTGTTTTCATTCAGCGCAAAGCCTGATCAGGCCACCTACCATGACAGTCTGGTTCTCTTTGCCGGATTGGTTTACATTCCCGTGACTATGCAGTTCATGACTTCCATGAGCAGCTGGGAAATTCTTTTCGTACTTCTTGCAGCCTCTTCTTCAGATACGGCTGCTTTTTATGCCGGGACTTTCTTCGGCAAAAAGAAAATATGGCCTCAGATCAGCCCCAAGAAATCATGGGCCGGATCAATGGGTGGATTTTCCGGATGCATACTCTGCTGCACCCTGTACGGCTATTTTTTCGGACATGCCCCGGTTCTATACTGGATGGGCCTCGCGGCAATGCTTAACATTGCATCCCAGATGGGTGATTTTTTTGAGTCCGCCCTTAAACGCAAACTTCAAATCAAAGATTCCGGAAAAATCCTTCCGGGACACGGTGGAGTTCTGGACCGCATCGACAGTCTCGTGCTTGCTCTTCCTGTATATATTCTGGCAAGACAGATTCACTCTTTCTTCTAAACAGGGCCCTAAGCCTATAAACAAGACGGATAAACAGACTTGCAAACATATATTTCTCCATGGCCGGCAAAAGCAACATTACCGGATTTCCCCAGATCAATTTCTATTCTGGGCAGCACCGGCTCTATCGGAACCAGCACCCTCAAAGTAATTGAGCAGCACCCGGACCTTTTCAAAGTAACCGCTCTTGCCGGAGCCAGAAATGCAAAACTGCTGGCTGAACAGGCTATCAAGCATCGCCCCCAGTATCTCGCTGTGCTCAATGATGAAGCAGCCGCAGAACTGAAAGGCCTTCTGCCTGCTGACTACAAACCGGAAATACTGACCGGCCCAGCTGCGTACATTACTCTTTCCGAGCTTGATGAAGTTTCGCTGGTGCTCTCCTCCATCGTGGGAGCAGCCGGTTTTGAACCCACTCTCGCCGCCGCAAAAAAGGGTAAAATGATCGCACTTGCCAACAAGGAATCCCTTGTACTCGGCGGTCATATCATCCGTGATGCCTGCCATCGCACAGGCGCAACCATCCTTCCGGTGGATTCCGAACACAACGCCCTCTTTCAGGGACTGGCCGGACATGACGGAGAGGAAGTAAGCAGGTTGATCCTGACCGCTTCAGGAGGACCTTTCCGTGGCAAATCAAAAGAATTTCTCGAAACAGTAACCCGTGATCAAGCACTGGCCCATCCCAACTGGGATATGGGTGCAAAAATCAGCATTGATTCCGCGACCCTCATGAACAAAGGGCTGGAATTTATTGAAGCCTGCCATCTCTACGGCCTTCCGCCCGAACAGGTGGACGTAGTGGTTCATCCGCAATCCATTATTCACTCTTTAGTGGAATACGTGGACGGTTCGCAACTAGGACATCTCGGTGTGCCGGACATGCAGATCCCCATTGCATTCTGCATGTGCTTTCCCCAGCGAGTCCCATTGAAACTCAAACCGCTGAACCTAGCGGAAGTAGGAACTCTGACCTTTGAAAAGCCGGACCTCGAAGTTTTCCCCTGCCTGAAGCATGCGGCGGATTCTTTTTCGGCCGGACAGAGCCACCCCATCGTGCTCAACGCAGCCAATGAAATAGCTGTAGACCTTTTCCTGAAAGAAAAGATCCGCTTTCTGGACATTCCGGCCATCATTGGCAGGGCACTGGAAGCCCATTCCGGATGTGATGTAAGCGAAGCTGGCGCGGTTCTAGAACTGGACATCAAAACCAGACGGGATGTGATGGACTCCATCGTCTAAGGAAAAATTATGTCTTGGATAGTTGATTTTATTCTGGTCCTCGGCGGACTGATTTTCTTCCACGAACTTGGACACTTCCTTGCGGCCCGCATGCTCGGCATCGGCGTAAAGACCTTTTCTTTGGGCTTCGGCCCAAGATTGGCCGGTTTTACATGGGGAGCAACCAACTACCGTCTCTCCCTGATTCCCCTTGGCGGCTATGTAAGCCTAGCCGGGGAAGAACGGGATATGAACGAGGACAACGGGTTCAACGAAAAAGAACTTTTCATGAACCGTCCGCCGTGGCACCGTATGATAGTGGTTGCGGCAGGTCCTATATTCAACTTTGTCCTTGCATGGCTTATTTTCTGGGGAATTATCCTCAGCAACGGACAGATGGGACTGGCTCCCAAAGTAGGCCAATTGCAACCGGGCAGCCCGGCCATGAAGGCCGGTATTGAAGTCGGAGATAATGTCCTTTCCATTGAGGGGCACAAAATTGTGTTCTGGTCTGACCTTGCGGAAACAATCCAGACCAGCCAGTCCGACACCCTTGATTTCATCATTGACCGCGACGGCAACGTCAAAGACATTTCCGTCAAACCGCAGATTCAAGAACTTAAGAATATTTTCGGCGAAACCATCCGCAGACCTGTTGTTGGCATTGTGGCTTCAGGGGATTCCAAAACCGTTGAAATGGACGGAATGGATGGAGCTGTTGCCGCAGCGGAACAGACCTGGAACGTAACCAAACTGATCTGCACCAGCATCGTCAAGATGGTTGAACGGGTCGTGCCCATGGATTCTATCGGCGGGCCAATCATGATTGCGCAGGCCATTAAGCAGCAATCCGAGCGCGGACTGCTGGAACTGCTCCAGTTCACCGCCTTTATCAGCATCAACCTCGGGCTGCTCAACCTGCTGCCCATCCCGGTGCTGGACGGCGGACATCTGCTGTTTTTCAGCCTTGAAACCATCCTGCGTAAACCGCTTAACGAAAAGCTTCAGGGCGCAGCAACCCGCGTGGGACTGCTGCTATTGCTCTGCCTGATGGCATTTGCAATTTTCAACGATATAGTACGAACATTAAGCAGCAAATGAGTTTATCCATAGATAACAATGAAGACCTTCTGTTAGCCATTAACGGCGCAGAGGAAACTTTACAGATAGTACTGGCTCGCCGTGCAGAGGATGAAGAATCATATTCTTTATTGGAAACTAAGAAATTGGTTGTGCCGGGGCGCTCGGTCAACTTTCTGGTTCCTTCCATCCGGGATTCCCTGAAACTTTTCGGCTACGATGCCGGAAAGATTTCCCGCATTGCCATTGCGGCCGGACCGGGGAGCTTTACCGGACTACGCCTTACTTTTGCAGCCGCTGCCGGACTTTCTGCGGGAAGCGGCTGCCCGGTATGTGCCATGGAATATCTACCTATTGTAGCTAAAGGGGCGGCCCTTGTCAGCGGCCTGCCTGTCTGGGCCGTCACCCATTCCAGAAGAATGCAGGTCTACCTTCAAGGATTTGAACCTATCAATGAGAATGGCAGTTTAAGCTCCATCACTCCGCCTCTTCCGGTCACAATTCAGGAAGCCGCGGAGGTTATTTTATCTTATGGGCAGAAAAATGCTATGCTGGTCGGAAGCGGACTGCTGAAAAACAAAACCTTCTTTGACGAATTTCTGGCCGACAATCCCCAATACTCAGCCATGCCTGCCAGATTCAACATTCCAGGAGAACAGGACATACTTGATGCAGCCGTAGAGGCTGAATATTCATATGAAATGCCCATGCCCATGTACCTTCGGGGATCAGATGCTGAAGAAAATCTGGAAGCAATAACCCGTAAACGGGGCATCTCCCTTGAAGCAGCCCGGGAGCAGCTAAAGGACATTACACCCCGCTAACTTTTTTTTATTAAAATTAATATTCTTAGAAGGGATCTCCATAAACGGAGGTCCCTTTTTTTATTGAAAAAACAAAAAAAACACCAGAACCCTAAAGTAATCTAAGTTTCAGACGATCAAGTAGGCACGAAGAACCAGTATGGCTTTGTGAACCTTTCGTTCCAAGGCAATGTTTTTGGCAAGGAAGCCAAAGATCACTTTTCAAGGAGGAAAACATGTCCTTAGTAATTAACCACAACTTGATGGCGATGAATGCTTCGCGCAACTTGCAGGAATCATACGGCAACCTCGGTGTATCAACCCGTAGACTTTCTTCAGGTCTTCGTGTTGGAACCGCGGCTGACGATGCTGCAGGTCTCGCAATTCGCGAACTTATGCGCGCAGACATCAAGTCACTCAACCAGGGTATCCGTAACGCCAACGATGCAATTTCAATGATCCAGACCGCTGACGGCGCTCTCGGTGTTATTGATGAAAAGCTCATCCGTATGAAGGAGCTTGCAACTCAGGCCGCAACCGGTACCTACAACTCTGACCAGCGTCTGATCATCGACTCCGAATATCAGGCCATGGCTTCAGAAATTACCCGTATTGCGAATGCAACTGACTTTAACGGCATTCACCTGCTTAATGGTAACGTCTCCGGTGCTCACAGCGGTGCTGGCGTACAGTCTACTGGTAAGATCAAGGTTCACTTTGGTACTGCAAACGACTCCGCCGAAGACTACTATTATGTTTCCATTGGAACCTCCACAGCATCAGCGCTTGGTGTAGGTCTTGCTGCCAACAACTCCATTTCCACCCAGCAGATAGCGCAGGAATCCCTGGATACGCTGAATAATGCGATCATCTCCAAGGATAAGATCCGTGCTAACCTCGGTGCCTTGCAGAACAGGCTGGAAAACACCATTACCAACCTGTCCATCCAGGCTGAAAACATCCAGGCTGCGGAATCCCGCATCTCCGATGTTGACGTTGCAACTGAAATGACTGAGTTCACCCGCAACCAGATCCTGACCCAGTCCGCTGTGGCTATGCTCTCGCAGGCGAACAGCATGCCCAGAATGGCAATGCAGCTCATCGGTTAATAAACCTAGCGCAGCATAAGCATTCTGACCAAGTCAGACTAAAGAGGAAAGCCGGGCCCGGTCCAATCGGACCCGGCTTTCAGCTTAGCTGAGACTAAGCACTTCAGAACCATTAACATTACTTAATCAATCATTAACGTTTGGCACTCTGATTGCATCAGATGAGGTGAGAATAGAACCAGGGAAAAAATTTCCCGGAGAACATTATGTCTGATTACACCTCAGGAAATATCAACTTTACCGGACTCGGGTCCGGAACAGACTTCCAGTCACTCATCGACGGGCTGATCAAGCTTGAACGAGTCCATATTAACAGACTCGAAAGCTGGAAAAGCACGTGGAGTGATAAAGTTGAAAAATTTCAGGAACTAAACACCGCCCTACTCGGCTTGCAGACTTCACTCAAGTCCATGGATACTCTTGATGAGTTCATGAGCAAGACTGTGAGCACTTCTGACTCAGACGTAGCCACTGCTACAGCAAATAGCGAAGCAACCGTCACATCCCACACAGTTGAAGTTAATCAACTGGCCCAAAATGATATAATAGTTGGATACCACGGTACGGCCTCCGAAAAAGATACATATTTTACCTCCACTGGAGAATTCACATTTTCCTACGCTGGAGAATCAATTACGCTCAGCAATATTCCCGCAGGAACCACCTTGCAGGGATTTGTCAGCATGATTAATGCCCATGCTGACACTCGTGATAAAATCAGGGCCGCAACCATCAATGATGGTAGCGAAGTCCATTTACAAATTTACGGCCTTGATCTCGGTGCTGAAAATGCTGTCATTCTGTCCAACCTATCTGGAACAGTTTATGATGAGACGGACTTTTATCGCTCTCAAAATGCTCAGAATTCACAAATCAAAGTAGACGGATATCCTTTTTTAGCTGCCCAGTGGATCGAACGCGATACAAATACCGTTGATGATGTTATTCCGGGGGTAACCCTAAACCTGAAAAAAACCACTCCCGCAGGTTCCCCTATCAATATTGGTGTAACAACTGATAAAGAGGGGATGGTCGAAAACGTCCAAAAATTTGTCGACCAAACGAACACTGTCCGGCAAATGATTAAAGACCTGACTTCGGTCACGACTTCATCTGATTCTGCAAAAGGTTCAATCCTGACCGGTAACTACGGTGTCGAACTTTTGGTCGGTCAAAGATTAAAAGACGTAACTGCCAGCAGAGGTATCGGCTTTTCCTGGTTTCATGAAGATCCTGCAACCGGAAACACCTCTGGAGACAGATATTCTGCTCTCTCCCAGTTAGGCATTAAAACCAACGCTGATTCCGGCGGAGCCAACATGGGGCTGCTGGAACTCGATACAGACGAGCTTACCAAAGCTTTGAACGACGATCCGATGGCCGTGGCCAAACTTTTTTCTGCTAACTATTTAGGCGAATCAGAATCTCCGAATCTGACTTATTTGTCCCACATCAGCAATGTTACAGAAGCGGGACAATATAATGTTCAGTACGAAGTCTCCGGTGGCAAGCTTATTTCAGCCTCAATCAACGGGCACACCGCATCAGTTGATTCCACAACATGGCAGATAACTGGAGGAGCGGGTACACCTGCTGCAGGTATGGCTATACGTGTAGAAAACAGGGCGGACGGAGTCTATGGCAACTCCAATACCAAAGCTTCTGACGCCATGAACGTCAACCTGAAATTGGGTAAGATCGGCGAAATGGTCGGTATTCTGGGAGAAATCACCAGCGAAGAAGGTCCTCTTGAGATTCTTCAGGATAACTATGATTCCATCATGAAGAATATCGATAAGAAGATTGCATCAGAAGAAGACCGCATCGCGTTGAAAAAACGTATGCTGACGCAAAAATACGCCAGACTGGATGCACTGCTCGGTAACTATCAGGGCAAATCAGCGCAGCTCACTGCCAGCGTAACCCAGTTGATGAAAGCTTAACCTGAATTGAAAAAAATAAAAAAGAGCCTAATGTTTTCAGAAAAGCCTGCCGATTAATAAGTCAGGAGGAGCAAATACATGCACAAAGCCGCTCAAGCTTATCTTTCAACTCAGGTCCATACCACTTCCAAGGGAGAACTTCTCCTTATGCTTTATGATGCTGCAATCAAGTTCATGAAGCAGGCCAAGGTAAAGATCAACGATAAGGACTACGCCGCCAAGGGAATTCTTATTTCAAAGGCCATTGAAGTTATCTCAGAACTTACCGCCAGCCTGAACAAAGAAAAAGGTGGTGAACTGGCAGAGAACCTCAGCAAACTTTACATTTATTGCAATACCAGACTGCTGCAAGCAAATCTGAAGATGGATAATGAAAAGCTTGATGAAGTAATAAAGATTATCGACGGAATTGCTTCTGCATACCGGGAAATTATCCCCACTGAAGAAGCACAGGCTGCAGTACCTATCCAGACCGCAGCAACCGCAAACAGTGGCACTACCAATATAAACCGCAGTTTTGTCAACGATGCCGGCTATGGCATGCCCAAAGCTCAGAATATTCCCGCCCCTAACTCCATGCGACTCAAAAAAGCCGCAAACGCTTATGGAGGCGGAGCATAACGCGACAACTTTTATTTGCTCCGAATGTTTTAACTTTACAGGCCCCTGCTTCGGCAGGGGCTTTTTATTAATTAAAACAATGCAGAAAACGCCCTCCCCCTTTACTTAGCACCGCGTATCTGTCATTTATTTCTATCATGAAAACTAACAGAATCAGGGTACTTCAGGTCGCCCCGTCACTGGGACTCGGCGGCACTGAAAAAGTAATGCAATCCTTTGCCGTCAATTTGGACAGAAACAAATTCCAAACGGCAGTATACTCCCCTTCCAACGGCCCACGTGGAAAACTTATTCGCGAACAGGAAATCAAAACCTTTATTGGGACAGACCTGCTTTCTGTACTTGATCATTTCCAGCCCCATATAGTCCACATTCACCGCGCAGGTTGGGCTGAACCGGGATCATTACGCCCCTTCAAGCTAACAAAAACCCCAGTGCTGGTTGAAACAAATGTATTCGGACACCACGACCCCAGCCCTGAGGGAAAACTGATTGACCGCCATTTGTTTGTCTCCCATTTCTGCGCTGAAAGATATGAAAGAGTTAACTCCATTCCTACTGTAGAGCCGAAATATTCAGTACTCTACAATCCGGTGGATACTGATTTCTTTCGCGAGAATTGTCCGCCTGACAGAATATTTCCCCGCAACAGCTTTGGTCGAATTTCCCGTGCGGACAAAGGGAAATGGTCCAACCTTGCACTTGATTTCCTGCCCATTCTTCAAAAACAGGTAGACGATGGTGAATTTGCCCCATTCCAATACAGAATAATCGGAGGCATCCCGGAAGCGGAGAAATTCGTTGCCAACAAGAATCTTGATGAGTTCGTCAACTTTCTCCCTCCCGTGCTGACTGATGGAGAAATTGCCGATTTTTTGAATTCCATCAGCTTTCTGGTTCATGCCAACGATACCGGAGAATCTTTTGGGTTGGTCATTGCCGAGGCCATGGCCGCGGGACTCCCGGTTA
This genomic window contains:
- a CDS encoding glycosyltransferase; protein product: MKTNRIRVLQVAPSLGLGGTEKVMQSFAVNLDRNKFQTAVYSPSNGPRGKLIREQEIKTFIGTDLLSVLDHFQPHIVHIHRAGWAEPGSLRPFKLTKTPVLVETNVFGHHDPSPEGKLIDRHLFVSHFCAERYERVNSIPTVEPKYSVLYNPVDTDFFRENCPPDRIFPRNSFGRISRADKGKWSNLALDFLPILQKQVDDGEFAPFQYRIIGGIPEAEKFVANKNLDEFVNFLPPVLTDGEIADFLNSISFLVHANDTGESFGLVIAEAMAAGLPVITHPSKDLRDNAQLELVDHGETGFIAHDTQEFAKAIRFLTTHPQEARQMGEKGRSKAAQLFRAQDIALKLGNIYIDLLKMKKVI
- a CDS encoding 1-deoxy-D-xylulose-5-phosphate reductoisomerase, producing MQTYISPWPAKATLPDFPRSISILGSTGSIGTSTLKVIEQHPDLFKVTALAGARNAKLLAEQAIKHRPQYLAVLNDEAAAELKGLLPADYKPEILTGPAAYITLSELDEVSLVLSSIVGAAGFEPTLAAAKKGKMIALANKESLVLGGHIIRDACHRTGATILPVDSEHNALFQGLAGHDGEEVSRLILTASGGPFRGKSKEFLETVTRDQALAHPNWDMGAKISIDSATLMNKGLEFIEACHLYGLPPEQVDVVVHPQSIIHSLVEYVDGSQLGHLGVPDMQIPIAFCMCFPQRVPLKLKPLNLAEVGTLTFEKPDLEVFPCLKHAADSFSAGQSHPIVLNAANEIAVDLFLKEKIRFLDIPAIIGRALEAHSGCDVSEAGAVLELDIKTRRDVMDSIV
- the rseP gene encoding RIP metalloprotease RseP → MSWIVDFILVLGGLIFFHELGHFLAARMLGIGVKTFSLGFGPRLAGFTWGATNYRLSLIPLGGYVSLAGEERDMNEDNGFNEKELFMNRPPWHRMIVVAAGPIFNFVLAWLIFWGIILSNGQMGLAPKVGQLQPGSPAMKAGIEVGDNVLSIEGHKIVFWSDLAETIQTSQSDTLDFIIDRDGNVKDISVKPQIQELKNIFGETIRRPVVGIVASGDSKTVEMDGMDGAVAAAEQTWNVTKLICTSIVKMVERVVPMDSIGGPIMIAQAIKQQSERGLLELLQFTAFISINLGLLNLLPIPVLDGGHLLFFSLETILRKPLNEKLQGAATRVGLLLLLCLMAFAIFNDIVRTLSSK
- the tsaB gene encoding tRNA (adenosine(37)-N6)-threonylcarbamoyltransferase complex dimerization subunit type 1 TsaB, with translation MSLSIDNNEDLLLAINGAEETLQIVLARRAEDEESYSLLETKKLVVPGRSVNFLVPSIRDSLKLFGYDAGKISRIAIAAGPGSFTGLRLTFAAAAGLSAGSGCPVCAMEYLPIVAKGAALVSGLPVWAVTHSRRMQVYLQGFEPINENGSLSSITPPLPVTIQEAAEVILSYGQKNAMLVGSGLLKNKTFFDEFLADNPQYSAMPARFNIPGEQDILDAAVEAEYSYEMPMPMYLRGSDAEENLEAITRKRGISLEAAREQLKDITPR
- the fliS gene encoding flagellar export chaperone FliS; protein product: MHKAAQAYLSTQVHTTSKGELLLMLYDAAIKFMKQAKVKINDKDYAAKGILISKAIEVISELTASLNKEKGGELAENLSKLYIYCNTRLLQANLKMDNEKLDEVIKIIDGIASAYREIIPTEEAQAAVPIQTAATANSGTTNINRSFVNDAGYGMPKAQNIPAPNSMRLKKAANAYGGGA
- a CDS encoding flagellin gives rise to the protein MSLVINHNLMAMNASRNLQESYGNLGVSTRRLSSGLRVGTAADDAAGLAIRELMRADIKSLNQGIRNANDAISMIQTADGALGVIDEKLIRMKELATQAATGTYNSDQRLIIDSEYQAMASEITRIANATDFNGIHLLNGNVSGAHSGAGVQSTGKIKVHFGTANDSAEDYYYVSIGTSTASALGVGLAANNSISTQQIAQESLDTLNNAIISKDKIRANLGALQNRLENTITNLSIQAENIQAAESRISDVDVATEMTEFTRNQILTQSAVAMLSQANSMPRMAMQLIG
- a CDS encoding flagellar hook protein, with protein sequence MSDYTSGNINFTGLGSGTDFQSLIDGLIKLERVHINRLESWKSTWSDKVEKFQELNTALLGLQTSLKSMDTLDEFMSKTVSTSDSDVATATANSEATVTSHTVEVNQLAQNDIIVGYHGTASEKDTYFTSTGEFTFSYAGESITLSNIPAGTTLQGFVSMINAHADTRDKIRAATINDGSEVHLQIYGLDLGAENAVILSNLSGTVYDETDFYRSQNAQNSQIKVDGYPFLAAQWIERDTNTVDDVIPGVTLNLKKTTPAGSPINIGVTTDKEGMVENVQKFVDQTNTVRQMIKDLTSVTTSSDSAKGSILTGNYGVELLVGQRLKDVTASRGIGFSWFHEDPATGNTSGDRYSALSQLGIKTNADSGGANMGLLELDTDELTKALNDDPMAVAKLFSANYLGESESPNLTYLSHISNVTEAGQYNVQYEVSGGKLISASINGHTASVDSTTWQITGGAGTPAAGMAIRVENRADGVYGNSNTKASDAMNVNLKLGKIGEMVGILGEITSEEGPLEILQDNYDSIMKNIDKKIASEEDRIALKKRMLTQKYARLDALLGNYQGKSAQLTASVTQLMKA
- a CDS encoding phosphatidate cytidylyltransferase, which codes for MPLSSLQKRIITSLLLVAALATALIMGGHVLTGGLAIFCTIALHEFYAMFWQDSSHLASRIVGMAAGAGIILTSAAVSPVWMLLIMLGAFWLFNFRFLFSFSAKPDQATYHDSLVLFAGLVYIPVTMQFMTSMSSWEILFVLLAASSSDTAAFYAGTFFGKKKIWPQISPKKSWAGSMGGFSGCILCCTLYGYFFGHAPVLYWMGLAAMLNIASQMGDFFESALKRKLQIKDSGKILPGHGGVLDRIDSLVLALPVYILARQIHSFF